One genomic window of Gossypium hirsutum isolate 1008001.06 chromosome D11, Gossypium_hirsutum_v2.1, whole genome shotgun sequence includes the following:
- the LOC121223453 gene encoding receptor-like protein EIX2, giving the protein MAIATMTTPLPISFFPFLLLIPAICFTICHANSNLLCIQSEREALLKFKNHLIDPSNRLSSWVEGGDCCEWTGVVCHNSTGHVNQLHLAAPLSEPDDFATNAEWEASYNSLLGGKINPSLLELKHLSSLDLSNNNFSSIHIPKFFGLLESLTYLNLSGARFLGAIPHNLGNLSKLQYLDLEGNDLEPKSLQWVSGLSSLQYLDLSSANLSKATDWVQVTFKLPSLLELHLLGCGLEDDPSFNSINSSKSLVVLDLSFNRFSSVPKWIFSLHGLVSIDLSGNSLEGQIPDYFGNTSFLEVLDLSLNNLNSSIPNSLYSLNRLQFLSLGQNQLQGTISSAIGNLSSVTQLDVSVNQLNGQIPLSIGQLSSLEEFDVSENQLNGQIPLSIGELSSLKLFDVSKNQLSGQIPLSIGQLSSLEVLYVSENQLNGTFPLSFGRLESLETLNCGYNLLEGVVSETHFSNLTRLTTLAASHNRLRFEPNSSWIPPFQCESIELGHWHLGPKFPHWLKFQKKLSSLDISYAGISDVMPTWFLNLPTQFDCLNLSSNQLRGEIPYLNVRDTVDLSSNRFIGPLPRVFPTLPFLMLSNNSFSGSLFELLCNSSSEKRTVILYIDKNLISGDIPDCWNDWQLLELLNLGSNNLTGKIPPSLWNLNLRMLNLRNNTLFGELPSTLQNSPHLIMLDLSENHFSGNVPAWIGDKLSNLVILSLRSNNFDGHIPHKICDLQFLQNLDLAHNNISGVIPKCFNNLTAMATTNKTNNFVFSESVDAALVILIALLVLKGREDEYGSTLGLVMSMDLSANSLTGEIPKEIGSLAGLLSLNFSGNLLTGNIPDSIGKMELMESLDLSMNRLNGEIPPSFSNLNFLNHFNVSYNNLTGQIPTSTQLQSFENLSYVGNHLCGPPLTKNCTSKGIPIDVANNGSSREGSKVNWLYVSIVLGFVMGFWGVVAPLFFIRSWRHAYYRKLDHICGKL; this is encoded by the coding sequence ATGGCAATTGCAACCATGACTACTCCTCTTCctatttcctttttcccttttcttcttctcattcCCGCTATCTGTTTTACCATTTGTCATGCCAATTCCAACCTACTTTGCATTCAGAGTGAGAGAGAAGCTCTTTTGAAATTCAAGAATCATCTTATTGATCCTTCAAACAGGCTATCGTCATGGGTTGAAGGTGGGGATTGCTGTGAATGGACTGGTGTCGTCTGCCATAACTCAACAGGCCACGTCAACCAACTGCACCTGGCCGCTCCTCTTTCAGAGCCTGATGActttgcaacaaatgctgaatgGGAAGCTTCCTACAATTCCCTGCTAGGAGGCAAAATAAATCCTTCACTGCTGGAGTTGAAGCATCTCAGTTCCCTGGACTTGAGCAATAACAATTTTAGCAGCATACATATCCCGAAATTTTTCGGTTTGCTGGAGAGTTTAACATATCTTAACCTCTCTGGAGCACGATTTCTGGGAGCAATTCCTCATAACCTTGGGAATCTCTCAAAGTTGCAGTATCTTGATCTTGAAGGTAATGATCTCGAACCAAAAAGTCTTCAATGGGTTTCTGGGCTTTCTTCCTTGCAGTACCTTGATTTGAGCTCTGCGAATCTTTCTAAAGCAACTGATTGGGTACAGGTAACATTCAAACTTCCCTCTTTGTTAGAGTTGCACTTGTTAGGTTGTGGTTTAGAAGATGATCCATCTTTCAACAGTATTAATTCTTCAAAATCACTGGTTGTTCTTGATCTTTCTTTCAACCGCTTTTCTTCAGTACCTAAGTGGATATTTAGTCTTCATGGTCTTGTGTCCATTGATCTTAGTGGCAATTCTTTGGAAGGCCAAATTCCAGATTACTTTGGGAACACCTCGTTTCTTGAAGTTCTTGATCTTAGTTTGAATAATCTCAATTCGTCCATACCCAATTCCTTGTATAGTTTAAACCGTCTTCAGTTCCTTAGTCTTGGCCAAAACCAGTTACAAGGAACAATCTCGAGTGCCATTGGAAACTTGAGCTCTGTTACTCAGCTTGATGTTTCAGTAAATCAATTAAACGGCCAAATTCCCTTGTCTATAGGGCAGTTGTCATCTTTGGAGGAGTTTGATGTTTCAGAAAATCAATTAAATGGTCAAATTCCATTGTCTATAGGGGAGTTATCATCTTTGAAGTTGTTTGATGTTTCGAAAAATCAGTTAAGCGGCCAAATTCCCTTGTCTATAGGGCAGTTATCATCTTTGGAGGTATTATATGTTTCAGAAAATCAATTAAATGGTACTTTTCCTCTATCTTTTGGACGACTAGAAAGTTTGGAAACTCTGAATTGTGGGTATAATCTATTAGAAGGAGTTgtatcagaaacccatttttCTAATCTCACGAGATTGACAACTCTAGCAGCATCACACAATCGGCTTAGATTTGAACCAAACTCAAGCTGGATTCCCCCATTTCAATGTGAAAGTATCGAATTGGGTCACTGGCATCTTGGCCCAAAGTTTCCCCATTGGctaaaattccaaaagaaattgTCTTCTTTGGATATCTCCTATGCAGGAATTTCAGATGTCATGCCCACTTGGTTTTTGAACCTTCCCACTCAATTTGACTGTTTAAACCTTTCCTCGAATCAACTTAGAGGAGAGATTCCATATTTGAATGTGAGAGACACTGTTGATTTGAGTTCAAACCGATTCATAGGCCCATTGCCAAGAGTCTTCCCAACTTTACCATTTCTAATGttatcaaataattcattttcgGGATCTCTTTTTGAATTACTTTGTAATTCATCAAGTGAGAAAAGGACGGTAATCCTTTACATTGATAAAAATCTTATCTCAGGAGATATTCCAGATTGTTGGAATGATTGGCAGCTTTTGGAGCTTTTAAATTTGGGAAGCAACAATTTGACCGGCAAAATCCCACCTTCTTTATGGAATCTAAATCTTAGAATGCTAAACCTTCGAAACAATACATTGTTTGGAGAATTACCATCCACATTGCAAAATTCTCCACATTTGATTATGCTTGATCTTAGTGAAAATCATTTCAGTGGAAATGTACCAGCATGGATTGGTGATAAGCTCTCAAACCTTGTGATTCTAAGCCTTCGATCAAATAACTTTGATGGACATATTCCTCATAAAATTTGTGatcttcaatttcttcaaaacttgGATCTTGCCCACAACAACATTTCTGGAGTTATTCcaaaatgttttaataatttaactgCAATGGCCACAACAAACAAAACCAATAATTTTGTTTTTTCGGAGTCTGTAGATGCTGCCTTAGTTATTTTGATAGCATTATTGGTGTTGAAAGGACGAGAGGATGAATATGGTAGCACACTAGGACTTGTTATGAGCATGGACCTTTCGGCTAACAGTCTCACAGGAGAGATCCCCAAAGAAATAGGTAGCCTCGCTGGACTATTGTCTTTAAATTTTTCAGGGAATCTCCTAACAGGAAATATACCAGACAGCATTGGCAAGATGGAGTTAATGGAATCTCTTGATTTGTCCATGAATCGACTAAATGGTGAAATCCCTCCAAGTTTCTCCAATTTGAATTTCTTGAATCACTTCAATGTGTCTTACAACAACTTGACAGGACAAATCCCAACAAGCACTCAGCTTCAAAGCTTTGAAAACTTGTCTTACGTGGGCAATCATCTTTGCGGACCTCCTCTCACTAAGAACTGCACCTCAAAAGGTATTCCAATTGACGTTGCAAATAATGGAAGTAGCAGGGAAGGAAGTAAAGTGAATTGGCTTTATGTCAGCATAGTTCTCggctttgtaatgggattttggggtGTAGTGGCTCCCTTGTTTTTCATCAGGTCTTGGAGGCATGCATACTATCGAAAGCTAGACCATATCTGTGGTAAACTCTAA